Genomic segment of Prochlorococcus marinus CUG1417:
TTTCATCTAGTTTTAATGGATTATCATTAGTCAAACAACATCAGCTAGTATATGCTGCTTTAAAAGAAGAATTAGCCTCAGAGGCTATACATGCACTAGCCTTAAAAACAGAAACCCCTATTTAAATCATGAAAAATCATACGGAAGATAAAATCAAAAACCTAATAGAATCAAATCCTATTATGGTTTTTATGAAAGGGACTAAATTAATGCCTCAATGTGGATTTTCGAACAATGTTGTTCAAATTCTCAACTCTCTAGGGGTTGAATTTAGCACTTTTGATGTTCTTAGTGATTTTGATGTGAGAGAAGGTATTAAAGAATATTCAGATTGGCCTACTATTCCTCAAGTCTATCTAAAAGGTGAATTTCTTGGAGGTTCAGATATTCTTATCGAAATGTATAATTCTGGCACCTTAAAAGAAAAAATCGAAATTGAATTAGCCTCTTAAAACAATTTATAAGTATAAATACTGACTTTAGTTAATAAAAATTAATATTTTAAAATCTTTTTTTATCAAAAAAACCCTTTTTTTCATCTCCATCTGGTTCTATAAAACTTGATGGATCTAGAATCCATCTCTCTATTAATTTTTCTAGTTTATCTTGATCTCTTTGCTCTAAAGCACTGCAATTCCTTAAGGCTTGGAGATAACCATCACAATATAATTTAAGTTCTGAAGGGTTGTGAAAACGACTAACCAAGTCTTGGCAACTATCGCAAATCGATTGAAAATGACGAATTGCTCTCGGATTATCAAATGATGTCATAATTCGATAGATTCTTATTTTTTTTGAGCATTTGTTATACCTTATTAAGGATAATAATAAATTGCCTGGCCAAACAGTAATTAAGAATGCAATCAACTGAGCAAATCTTAGCTTCAACTCCTGGCGGTTCACAATTGCCAACGAGCTCCCAAACACCCTCAAGAGTCCTTGTTGTTGAACCTCACCCGACACTTAGGACGGTCCTCGTTCAAAGACTCCGCCAAGATGGGCACTTAGCTGCTGCTGTCGGATCGGCAGCAGAAGCAGTTGATCTATGTAGAGAACAATCACCTGAGCTACTTGTAAGTGCTGAAATCCTTGAGCAGAACACTGCAATGAGGTTGGCCCAACAATTAGGTTGCTCAGTAATAGTGTTAACTGCCAGATCTGGTGTTGAAGCACTAGTTAACTTACTGGATGAAGGCGCTGATGATGTTCTCAGAAAACCATTTGGTCTTGAAGAATTAGCGGCAAGATGTAGAACCCTTTTAAAAAGAGGCAGAATAGGACTACAAGAAAAAGTTGAGGTTGGGCCTTTAGAAGTCCATCTACTTCTTAGACAGGTAACACTAAGTGAGAAACCTGTGGAATTAAGTCCTAGGGAGTTTGCGTTACTTTGTGCTTTACTTATGCCACCAGGAATGGTTAGAAGTCGACAGGAGCTCTTGAGGATGGCCTGGCCTCCCTTTAGTGGAGGACCTAGATCAGTTGATACTCAAGTATTAACATTAAGGAGAAAACTAGAACAGGCAGGTTTGGGAGAAGGAGGAGGAATAACAACTGTAAGACAACAAGGATATAGGTTTAGCATTGATAATATCTAACCTAGATAAGCAAATAATTCACCAATTATCATTGATACGGAAAGAAAGGTAAGTAACTTATAGGTCCATAAGGGTGATATATAAGATATTTCATCAACCTCTATTTTTGTATTTTCACAAATGATTGAAATAAATCTTTCGAAGTTTTCCACTCTTTGTGGAATAAGAAAATTATCACCTCTAGTAGTATTAAAGTAATAAACCTTACTACCCTGACTGGTTGGAAGCTTTTTTATTAACTTAATATCTTTCCAAGGAATCTCCCAATTTTTTCTCCCTAGGGTTCTAGAAATAAAGCTAGTTTTATATGAAATTTTTTTATTAGAAGTCTCAACGTAATCACTTGTAATGTTGATAATCAAATATAAACCTAAAACAAATATAAATATTGAGAGGAATTTTAAATTACCTATTGAGATAAACGGTATAGGAATTGTAAGTGCTAAATATAAAGAAATTAAAGAACATTTTACAAAAAAAAGAGTTTTAAACTTTTCTATCATCTGCTTATGCCCCTTTATTTAATCAGGCAAGCTGAAACTATTGATATTTAATTTTGAACCTATTATATGAGCACAAGCGTATCCACTAAAAGCAACTGCATTTAGACCTTGACCCGGGAAGCATGAATCACCTACGCAATAAAGGTTTTTAATTTTTGTTGTGTTAAAAGGCATTGGTAAAAGTCCAAGCAATTTTTGACTAGGAATAGGTCCGTAACTACCTTCATATCTTCCTAGAAACTTTTTATGAGTTCTTGGAGTTCCAATTTCTTTATGATCAATATGCTCTTCAATATTAGGTACAATAGATGAAATTTTTTTAACCAGAAAAGAGAAATATTTTTCTTTCTTTTGCAGATATTCTTTCCTCGATAAGCCTTCCCATTCACTCATTGATGAAGGAGTAAATGCATGAATGATATGCTTACCTTCTGGAGCCAAAGTCGAATCAAGCAAAGTAGGTATAGAAACAAAAATAACTCCTTTTTCACTCTCTAATTCATCCCAATTATCAACAATTATATGATGGCAATTAAAGTTATTACTAATAAGATTTTTTTCAACACCAAGGTGGATCGAGACAAAAGAAGGAGAGGGGTTATAGGTCTCTGACCATTTATATTCACTTTTGGGAACGTTTTTCCTTGCTATTAAACCTTTCTTTTTATCTTTCAGCCCAAATGTATCCCATCTTGTGGAATTAGACACAATGATATCTGAGTATATTTTCTCCCCATTTGAGAGCTTAACTCCTACTGCCTTTTCGTCTTTTAAAAGTATTTCAATAACATTGGACTTATAGCGAATTTTTCCACCTAATTTCTCCATTCCAGAAACCAACTTCTCTGCTATAGTTCCCACCCCACCTTTTGGATAATTTATACCGCCAACATGTCTATCAGTAAAAACCATTCCAGCATTAATCATAGGTGTTTTTATAGCGGGCATTACTGACCAGCAAAAACATTCGATATCTATAAATTTCAAGAGCTCAGGATCCTTTATAAACTTTCTAGCGACATCTCCTGCATTTACTGGTAACCATCTTGCTAAACCTAAACAGGATATTGGAGATTTAAAGAAAACTTTAAAAAGATAACTGGGATCCTCTATTGATAAAAGTGGCATTGAATCTAAACATTTAAATACACTTGCACAGGTATCGTAAAATTTTTTTATACCTTCTTTTTCCTTGGGGAAAGCTGCTGATAATTTTTTTATAAAATGATCATAATTTTTATCTACAGAAATATTGAAGTTATTTGGGAGGTGATATTCCAGCTGGACCGGATCAGGAATAGTTTCGCATTTTTCATTTACATCTTTAAGCGCACGAGTTAATAAATTGGTATGACCTTTATCTCCAAATCCAAATATCATTGAAGCACCAACATCAAAGGTGTAACCATTTCTTTTGAAAGAGCCACCACTTCCTCCAGGAATGATATACTTTTCAAGAACTAAAACATCAGCACCTTTAGCAGCTAACTGGGATGCTGTTACTAATCCTCCTATTCCTGAGCCAATTATAATCGCATCAAAATTTTTATTATTGGATTTCATTTTTAAGCCTTAAAATAATTTATTTTAGTTAATTTTGGTAAGTAAGTGATCTTTTCTCAAACGAGAATCCAATATTTTTTTAAACGACTTTAAAGCTTCTGTGGATCTTTCTTGATAAGCTTTATATCTTAATCTTTTATCTTTTATTCTATAATTAAGTTCTGGAACTAAACCAAAAGAAGCAGGCATTGGCTGAAATTTATTTTTTTTCTGATTTGATAATATTTGATTTCTATTACTAATGAAATTTATTAAGGAACCAATCATTGATTCATCAGGGAAATTTACTGGGTTTTTACTCATAGCTAATAAGGATGCATTTATTCCTGCTAGCAACCCACCTGCCGCCGCAGCAGCATAACCTTCCGTTCCTGTTATCTGACCAGCTGCCAAGAGAGTTTCTCTATTCATAAATTGAAGTGTTGGTAAAAGTAATTTAGGAGATTCTAAAAAGGTATTTCTATGCATCACTCCAAAGCGTACAAATTCAGCTTTTTCTAAGCCGGGAATCATCCTAAAAATTCTTTTTTGTTCTGACCATTTTAGGTTGGTTTGAAAACCTACCATATTAAGCAACTTCCCTTTGAGATCTTCCATCCTTAATTGAACAATTGCATGAGGTCGATTTTTTATTCTATTTTCTCTATCGAATAAGTCTCCCCACTTTGGATTCCACAATCCAATAGATTTGAGAGGACCGTATCTCATTGTGTCAATTCCTCTTCTAGCAATTTCTTCTATTGGCAAACAAGCTTCAAAGAAATTAGCAGATTCTTTTTCAAAGTCTTTTAAATCAGCTTGTTCTCCTGTTATTAGTTCGCTTCTGAAATGAATATATTCATTTTTATTCATTGGGCAATTAAAATATGCAGGATCACCTTTGTCGTATCTACTAGCTCTAAAGACTTTTTTATGATCAATAGTATCACCATAGATAATTGGGCTAGCAGCATCATAAAAATGACAGGCACTGACACCTGTAAAAGACTGAATTTTGTTGGCCAATGCATCTGCAGTTAGCGGACCGGTTGCGAGGATAGTTATACTATCTTTGCTAGGTAGTTCCAGTTGTTCATATCTTTTAATTTCGATTAAGGGATGATTAGATAAAGCTTCAGTCAATGCGTTACTAAACTTAGATCTATCAACAGCCAAAGCACCTCCAGCTGGAACAGCAAATTTATCTGCTGTTTTGACTATCAAAGAATTAAAAAATCTGAGTTCTTTTTGCAATAAACCGGCAGCTCTATCTGGACTTAAAGCCCCAAAACTATTGCTACAAACCAATTCTCCACATTCATCTGTATGATGAGCTGGAGTTGATTTATGAGGTCTCATTTCAATTAATTTAACTGGTACGCCAGAATTAGCTACCTGCCAAGCAGCTTCAGAACCTGCTAGACCTGCTCCTATTACTATTACCTCTTTTTCTATCAAGTTAGATTAATCCTTGCCCAAAAAGTCTCTGTTGAATTGCTCTCTTGCTGGCTTTTGTATATTAAATATAACCCAAGCCAAAGCTGCAATAATTGGTGCAAATACTACGATTGTTCTAAGCATTTTTGAAATTCTGTTACTTATCCAATATCCTACCTTTTAACTGTAAATATAGAGAGAATTTTTAATTTTTTATCTTATAAGTTAAGAATTGTATTTCAATTGTTCAAGTTAGGATAATAAGTTGTTTTTTTTGCCTTAAAAAGGGATAATTTTTAATGTACTCAATTTTACAAAATGGGTCGCTAGCTCAGCGGTAGAGCATCCGGCTTTTAACCGGCTGGTCCTGAGTTCGAATCTCAGGCGACCCACATCTAAATAATTGAGTAATCCTATCGAATGGAATCTTAATAATAAAACTCAAATCTTAAAATAATTAGAAATTTAAGCTTATTCAATAATATTTCTCTCCAACAACCAATTAGATTATTCAAAAATGATAATGACTTACATTAATTAATTTAAAATACTGGCCAAAGTTTTCTGCAGATTGAATTAATGAATAATGGATAGAATATACATTTATGTATCAGTTTTGCGAATAAATAGCACCGAATAATCCTTTAAACAGTTCTAAAAATTAAATACCAGCAAATACTTTACAAAGCTTAATGAATGCTGTTACAATAGTTAATATAAATTTTCTTTTATTATTATGACTC
This window contains:
- a CDS encoding BolA family protein, yielding MITNSKVISLITKKLPDSQVKVENLKGNDHLQVTVISSSFNGLSLVKQHQLVYAALKEELASEAIHALALKTETPI
- the grxD gene encoding Grx4 family monothiol glutaredoxin — protein: MKNHTEDKIKNLIESNPIMVFMKGTKLMPQCGFSNNVVQILNSLGVEFSTFDVLSDFDVREGIKEYSDWPTIPQVYLKGEFLGGSDILIEMYNSGTLKEKIEIELAS
- a CDS encoding DUF6761 family protein, whose protein sequence is MTSFDNPRAIRHFQSICDSCQDLVSRFHNPSELKLYCDGYLQALRNCSALEQRDQDKLEKLIERWILDPSSFIEPDGDEKKGFFDKKRF
- a CDS encoding response regulator transcription factor translates to MQSTEQILASTPGGSQLPTSSQTPSRVLVVEPHPTLRTVLVQRLRQDGHLAAAVGSAAEAVDLCREQSPELLVSAEILEQNTAMRLAQQLGCSVIVLTARSGVEALVNLLDEGADDVLRKPFGLEELAARCRTLLKRGRIGLQEKVEVGPLEVHLLLRQVTLSEKPVELSPREFALLCALLMPPGMVRSRQELLRMAWPPFSGGPRSVDTQVLTLRRKLEQAGLGEGGGITTVRQQGYRFSIDNI
- the crtH gene encoding carotenoid isomerase, which encodes MKSNNKNFDAIIIGSGIGGLVTASQLAAKGADVLVLEKYIIPGGSGGSFKRNGYTFDVGASMIFGFGDKGHTNLLTRALKDVNEKCETIPDPVQLEYHLPNNFNISVDKNYDHFIKKLSAAFPKEKEGIKKFYDTCASVFKCLDSMPLLSIEDPSYLFKVFFKSPISCLGLARWLPVNAGDVARKFIKDPELLKFIDIECFCWSVMPAIKTPMINAGMVFTDRHVGGINYPKGGVGTIAEKLVSGMEKLGGKIRYKSNVIEILLKDEKAVGVKLSNGEKIYSDIIVSNSTRWDTFGLKDKKKGLIARKNVPKSEYKWSETYNPSPSFVSIHLGVEKNLISNNFNCHHIIVDNWDELESEKGVIFVSIPTLLDSTLAPEGKHIIHAFTPSSMSEWEGLSRKEYLQKKEKYFSFLVKKISSIVPNIEEHIDHKEIGTPRTHKKFLGRYEGSYGPIPSQKLLGLLPMPFNTTKIKNLYCVGDSCFPGQGLNAVAFSGYACAHIIGSKLNINSFSLPD
- the trmFO gene encoding methylenetetrahydrofolate--tRNA-(uracil(54)-C(5))-methyltransferase (FADH(2)-oxidizing) TrmFO; translated protein: MIEKEVIVIGAGLAGSEAAWQVANSGVPVKLIEMRPHKSTPAHHTDECGELVCSNSFGALSPDRAAGLLQKELRFFNSLIVKTADKFAVPAGGALAVDRSKFSNALTEALSNHPLIEIKRYEQLELPSKDSITILATGPLTADALANKIQSFTGVSACHFYDAASPIIYGDTIDHKKVFRASRYDKGDPAYFNCPMNKNEYIHFRSELITGEQADLKDFEKESANFFEACLPIEEIARRGIDTMRYGPLKSIGLWNPKWGDLFDRENRIKNRPHAIVQLRMEDLKGKLLNMVGFQTNLKWSEQKRIFRMIPGLEKAEFVRFGVMHRNTFLESPKLLLPTLQFMNRETLLAAGQITGTEGYAAAAAGGLLAGINASLLAMSKNPVNFPDESMIGSLINFISNRNQILSNQKKNKFQPMPASFGLVPELNYRIKDKRLRYKAYQERSTEALKSFKKILDSRLRKDHLLTKIN
- a CDS encoding photosystem II protein Y, giving the protein MLRTIVVFAPIIAALAWVIFNIQKPAREQFNRDFLGKD